Part of the Intestinibacillus sp. Marseille-P6563 genome is shown below.
ATGCTGCACCAGCGCCAGATTTTCTCCGATCGTTTTTTTTCGAATCAGGCCGGCTTCTTGCCAAACCTGTCCAATGCTGCGGCGATACGATGGGCGCCGCCAACTTTTCAGTCTTGTGATATCCATATCGTTCACGCGAATCTGTCCTCGATCGGGTAGGATCTGATTTGCAATCAAGCGCAACAGCGTTGTTTTGCCGGCGCCACTACTGCCAATGATGAAAACGAACTCTCCTTGTTTGATCTCCAAAGAAAGATCATCCACGGCAGCAAACCGTCTTTTTTCATTGGTATAGTATTTTGTTACATGTTGCAGTTCAATTTGAGGCACACTATTCCTCCTACTCCAATCTATTATCAACCCACGAAATCATTGGACAAACCCGACATGGTTTGCTATCATGAATACAGAAAACCACGCGAGGTGTCGTATTGTGAAAAAAACGAAGAAAAATAAATGGAAAAGCCGACTTCAGATTTTTCTTTTATGTATCCTCTTTATCGGCGGTGCAGAACTTTGCGCTTGCTATTGGCTGGATCCTGCCATATTTGATAAGATCACAACGCCTGTGCTGCAAGCAGCATCGTCCCTTTGGAATTCCAGCATTGAACTCTTTTCGGACGCCAAAACCAATCTTGCGCAGCGTATCGAGACCATCGGCGCCCAGGAAGAACCCGAAGAAATCGAGTCGCAAAAAGCGGGTACGCCGCTTTTGCAAGGCGATGGCATTCCGATTCAGGACCCAACCATCACCGAACTGGTAATCCGGGATGGTCAGGAAGTGCTCACTGGTGGTGCGCTGCCCATTGCTTATTTTGCACAAAGTGACCCTGCCTGGAAAGATCAGCCCTATGGCACCGATAATATCGGCGACTATGGCTGTGGTCCCACGGCAATGGCAATGGCAGCCAAAAGCACGGTCGGCGCCGATGTCACTCCCGCAAGCATGGCACAATGGTGCAGCCAATATGGCTATTGGGCTGCGGGAAGCGGTTCGTATCACACGATCGTGCAAGGGGTTGCCTCTGGTTTTGGCATGACATGCAGTTCTCCGAAAGAACTCAATGTGGATGAATTGCGCACACGGCTTTCCAGCGGCGAGATTGCCGTAGCGCTCATGAAGGCCGGACATTTTACCGATTCTGGACATTTCATTTTGTTACGCGGCACGACGCTCAATGGCAACATCCTGGTGGCGGACCCGAACAGTCGGGAACGCAGCTTACAGGAATGGGATCCACAACTGATTGTGAATGAACTGAGCAATAGCCGAACCGCAGGTGCACCGCTTTGGTTCTTATCTGGCCCAAGCGGTGCATAACTGCGGTCAATTCTTTTTCGCGTTCAGTGCCTTGTAAATCCGCTCGTCCAGCGGAACCAGACGTCCGATCAACCGCTTATTTTGTTCCAATTGATTCACTACCAATCGCTCTTGATCGTCGAGCGGTGCATCACCCCCCAGCAAAGATTTCCATCTTTTTTGTTGCTCCAGCGGATGGCTTTCGCAAATCCGCTGGATATTTTTTTCGTACTCTTGGGCCAGGAGCACGGGCTCCTGCCGCATGGCCAAAAGCATACTAAACGAGGTCTGGTCGTTTCGATCCAGCGCTTCCCCCATTTGTGTCGTTAAATCATAGATTTCTGATAGAACTGTATATCGTTTGCGAAGCTGGACCAACAGTTCTATCCATTCTCCAGTCATATGCCACCCGCTTTCTGTGCCTGACGGAATGTATCCCGTAAATCAGCCAGGCGCGGCTTGACCTCTGCCAGCACTTTGGCATTGCGGCCAGCCAATACACGGCTGAGTTCATAGGAAAAATAGTCATAAAGACGATGCAGGTCTCGGCTGATTGGATATTGCATATCAAGGGTATCGTCCAGGTAACGCAGAATCTCCCGACAGCGAATGATCGATTCATCAAACAACTTAAAATCCTGCTTTTCCAACGCCAGTTCTGCACGAGTCAGCCGTTTGACCAGCTCATCGTACAAAAGAAGCAGCAATTCCCCTCGTGTCATGGTGTTGATCGACTGCGCTTTGTATGCTTGATAACCTTGCATATCCATGTTTTGGATTTCCTTTCCGTTATCCTGAACTTAATAACTGCCTCCACCCAAGCTTGCCAGATACGAACTTTGCGAGTTCATCTGCGCAATCAAGGTTTCCAGCTTTGTAAATTTGGAAGTGTAATAATCAATCTTGTCATTCAGTTTTTCTGTCAACGAATCGATCACTTTGTCAATATTGTCGATCTGTGTCTGCATGGTATTTTGCAGCAAAGCCAGCGGCGAATACTGCGAACCTGCTTTTTCGATTAGGATACCCTTTGTGGAGCCTGTGGTTGCTGCATATTTATCCAGCTGAACCTTAAGCACCGCCATGACACCACTCTCCGCGCTATTGACCGAAGAAGTCGTCTTTCCCTGGCTATCGGTGGTCTCATTATACACCAGCGGGTCCGAGAAGACACTGGAGACCTTCTCCGGATCGCTTTCCAGCATCTCCCGCAGTTTGTTTTCGTCGAGCGAAATTTTGCCTTTGTCCGAATAGTCGGTGGATACTTCAATACCGATCTCGCTGAATTTGGAATCCGAGAATACAAATCGCAGGCTGTTTGCCAGATTGCCCAGATCGCGATCGTTGAACAAAATACCTTCCTTGGCCTTTGCTTCGTATTCTTCAATCTGCTTTTCACTCATATCCGCCTTCTGATCATCGGTCAGCGGCAGATATTCTTTTTTATGGTCAGGCTGCGTGCTGTACTGATCATTGATTTCCGCCAGAACCTTGTTGTAATCTTCTACAAAGCTCTTGATCGCATCTACAATCTTGTCCGTGTCCACTTTGGAATTGAACGAAACACGTTCTCCATTTTCTGCTGTAAAGGTACCGTTAGCAGTTACTTTAAAACCATCGATATCAAAGGTATTGGTCGCACTGGTCAAAGTCTTTTCAACGCCATTGATGTAGGCTGTCATCTGCGCATCGTGGCCTTTGATAATGCTGACCCCATTTGTGGCATCGGTATACGAGCCATCCGTAAACGACGGTACAATCGACTGTCCATCAATGACGATTTCGCTAATGGTACTTCCTGTATACTTAACCGAACCGAACATTTGAGCAGCCAGATTCTGTGCATTATCGCTTGTTGTGTCACCAATCGCAATGCGTCCGCCTTCACCACCATGTGTGGAAGAGAATACGAATTGGTCCGCTGTCGCTGAGTAATTCACCTTTACGCCAGCTTGGGCATTGTTGTTAATATCATTGATGATGGTTTGCAGCGTTGTATCTGCCGTATATTCACCAATCTTTACGCCGTTGATTTCAAAAGCATACAATGCTTTTCCGTTTTTATCAACTTTAACTTTCCCGTTTTCATCTGTGATCGCGCTCATGCCGCCGCCCAGACCAATGATTGTTTCACCGTCTTGGCTGGTTTCGACCGTTCCATACATATCCCCCAACGTTTTATTGACGTTAACGCGGTTGGATGCACCACGGTCAATGCCCAAAATGCCGCCTTTACCGATCACGTTCAAAGTGCCCGAGTCAATGGACAAGGTGTCGCTTTCCTTTACCGAAAATGTCGGTTTGAATGCTCCATCTTTCCCGGCATTGTCTACGGTAATACGCCCATAACCAAAAGCCTGATCAAACTGGGTCTGCAAATATTTGGTCATCTTCTCGGCAGCGGTTGCATCATCTCCCGCCCCAAAGATCTCCTTATATTCATCCGATCCTTTTTCCGGCATTTTGATGGTAGCCGTTGTACCGTTGTAAGTTACGGTCATCGATGCACCTGCCAGCACATCGCTAACATATTTTTCCGATGTCAAGTCATCTTTTGTGACAGGAGCTCTGGAAGCCAGGACTCCAGACCCATTGAGCTTATCACCGGCCGACAGATGCAGCGCCTCAAGTGCCGATGTAGAAGAATAGCTAAGTACTTCTAATGTATTGCTCTCATTTTCGCCTTCTACAAAAGTAAAGGCGATCGTTTGATCTCCAGTCGGCTTTCCATCCGGCCCCAAGGAATCTACAACCTGCGCTTTGACCTTGGAATCCATTGTAATCGTATCATCACCCAGGGTAATTGATGCATTCCCCAGTTGCTTATTGATCTCATCTACAACATCATCCAAATCGTTGTATTCGCGGTTGCTATCAAAGGTAATCGAAAACGATTCGTTGCCGTATTTAAAGGAAAGCTGCTGGCCCGCTAAGTTGCTGACATCTGCTTTTCCTGTCAGGGACACATCTTTTCCGGCAGAAATCTTTTCCGGATCAATGCTGGTCTGTCCGGTCAATCCTTTGAAAGTAATGGTTTCATTCTGGGCAAGTTGCGTCACACTGCCGATCTCGATATCACTGTTGGTACTGCCGGATGCCGAGATCATATCGGCGTACTTACCAAGCGACGTGATGATGCTCGGCTGGAAAAAGGCCGAACTCATCAGGTTGGTTGTCGAGGTGTACGACGTATACTTCTGCGAAATTTGAACAAGCTGGTCGCTGATGCTGCGATAAGCTTCCTGCTGCCAGAGCAGAATCTGCTGATCCTGCTTTTGCGAATCGATTTTGCTCTTGATGCCAGAAACCATGTTTTCGATCATGGATTCGGTATCCATGCCGCTGGCCAGGCCGCTGATGACATTTCGATTGCCGTAAATGCTGGAGCTACTGCTGCTGCTTACACTGCTGACTGCCATATCAATCACTCCTCCTAAAGACAAGGGCTATGTTTGATACAAAGAGAATTGTATTCCGAATTAAAATTTAGTTCTATGTTTTTATTTCGACATGTAGTATACTGGACATAAGAGGTAGAATGATTTTTTTCAAATAAGGAAGTGATTTTTATGGCAGTGATTATCGCCATTACCAACCAGAAGGGCGGCGTCGGCAAAACGACAACTGCCGCTGCATTGATTGCCTCGCTTGCACAGCGTGGAAAAAAGGTTCTTGGCGTCGATTTGGACCCGCAGGGCAACCTTGGTTTTAGTTTGGGTGTCGATATCGAAAACAGCCATACCATCTATGAAGTGTTCAAAAAACAGATCTCCATCGAGCAGGCTCTTTGTCCAATGGCATATGGTGATCTGTTAGCTTCTAATATTTTACTTTCCGGTGTAGAGCTGGAATTTAACCGCGCCGGACGGGAGTATATGCTCAAAACCGAACTCACCCCGCTTCAGGACCGCTACGATTTTATCATCGTGGATACCCCGCCTGCATTAAACTTATTGACTGTAAACGCCTATGTCGCATCGGACAAGCTGATCATCCCCATGGCGCCCGAAATCCTTAGCTTGCTTGGGGTCGCCCAAATCAAAGAAACGATCGAAACCGTACGGCAATATTACAACCCGCGCTTATCGGTTATCGGCATCTTGCTGAACAAATTCAATGCTCGACTCAATCTCAACCGCGACGTTTTGGAACTTTCCCAACAAATCGCACAGCAGCTCGATACCCAAGTGTTTGAAACCAAAATTCGCCAAAGCGTCTTGGTCGCAGAAGCTCCTGCACATGGGCAAAGTGTCGTCACGTATGCGCCGAATTGTAAACCTTCGCAAGACTTTTCCGCTCTGGTCGATGATATCTTGGGCCTGGATCAAAATACCACCGTGGGAGGATAACCAATGCCATCAAAAAGAAGCAACAAAACTGCACGTGTCTTAAACCTGATTGCAGGTGCCGGCCCTGAAACCGAACCGGAAAAACAGGAGGCGACCGTTACACCGGACCCTGCCCCTGCCCCCGTGGAAGCAGAAGAAACCGAGGCCCCAAAGCCGCAAGAGGAAAAGCCTGCCCGCAAAACTTCTTCCCGCACCCGGTCTACATCTTCGAAGAAAGCACAAAAGCAACCCGAGCCGACTGCTCCCACCGCAGAGCCAGCGCCCACAGAGGAAACTCCTGCGGAAACGTCTGTGGAAGAGCCTGCCCCCGCTTCTACGACATTGCCGCCTGCTCCGCAGCCCATTGTACCGATCGTACAAACCGTGCGGGAAAAGGAGCAAGCCCTGGCCGATGACATCCGAGCCGGTTTGCTGCAAGCCTTGACAGAAGCCGAGGGCATGGACGATTTGCTTTCTTTGGATACGCAGCCGCTGGACCCGCCGGAACCGGCTCCGCAGCCACCCGAGGTATCTATGATTCCCGAGCAGTCGCCTGTCCAAGAAGAAGTCCCCGAGCCTTCTGAGGCACCGGCTTCGGAAAGCAAGCTGCCGCCTGCGGCTACACCGGATGATGTGCTGGCACAAGCCATTGCGTCCGAACTCTCTATTGAGGAAGAACCCCAGCCCATTTCGGAAATGGCACCCGTGGAGCCCACACCAGAACCCGAACCGGAAATCCAACAAATGCCGCTATCGCAGGCAGAGCCAGCGCCGGCTCCTCCCGCTCCTGCGGAAGCTGATATTTCGTATTGCAATGTTTTACAGGCGCTTGTTGAGGAAAATGCCTCGTATTATACCAAGCACATGCTGCAATGCGCCTGCCCGCGATGTGTTGCGGATATGAAAGCTTTAGCACTCACCAACCTGCCCTCCAAATATGTTGTATTGAGTGAAATCGAAAAAAATGCCCATATGAGCGTTTTTTCCGCACGCTATGCCAATGAAGTTGCCATTCAAATGGTTCGTGCCTGCATGATTGTTAACGATCATCCGCATCATTCGGCAGCGCTGACAGACAACAAATAATTGATTTGCCAACAAAAAAGCCTTCCATTTCTGGCCGTGCCAGAATGGAAGGCTTTTTCAATCGATTCTATTTTGTAGAACCATCCCGTTTTTGTCCCGCCTGCAACAAGCGCAACAACTCCATGGGAGAGTCTTTTTCTTCGGCGGCCGAGCAGTTTTCCCGCCGCGCTTCCACCAATTCGGTTCGCAATACAGACACATGTCTTGGCGCATCTACGGAAAGCCGCACACGTCCCTGGCCAATTTCCTGCACCGTGATGGTGATATCATCCCCAATCATAAAGGACTGGCCTTCTTTGCGCTGCAAAATCAGCACAGTCCTTCCCCCTTTCCTTGTTCCAAGGAAGAAAGCGGGCAACGCATTTCATATTGGTCCAGAATGACTTGGCGAGCTTGCCTGGTTTCATCATTGATTACGATAGGGCATCGCAGATTGACCGTGCTGTTGGAAACCGGTTTTTCCACCCGGCACAACACGTAGTAGCACAAGTCCTCGCTTTTTTCGACCTGTAAGCTGTCCAATTCTTTTTTTGGCAAACTCGGCCGATACTCCGGCATCAACATAAACGGATTAAGCAATGTAAATGCCAGATAAGGATTGGTCACACTTTGCAGGCACAACAAAAAATCTGCTTCCTCGGAAAAGGGCAGTAAAATGAACTCCTTTTCCTCCTCAAAGCCAAACAGGCCCTCGGCAAAATGCAGGGTTGTGTTTTCGTCGATCCGTAATTCTCCAAAATACTTGGTCTGTATTTTCATTCTGACTCCTTGTTACGCTTTGGTATCCACAGGTTCATATCCCGGCTCTGCGGACGGCGGTACATAGACCGGCCCACCGATGTATTTGATAATGACATCAGGCTGCTGGGTCACTGTAAATTCGATATTGCCTGGTGTAAACTCGACATTGCCGCTGTTCATACGCCAGTCAAAATTCAGTTTATCCATTTCATATCGGATGTTGAGTTCCCCTGCGTCCCATGTGATATCCGGGCCGGTCGACGGCAGCCATTGCATCGCAAAATCTGTGTTGACCTGTTGCGATTCCATGGCAAACCGCGAGATCATTTCTTCCCCAATCTTCGCTTCCAATAACAAATCGCCTCGTCTTGCATAGGTCGCCGTTGTTTCATAGACTTTCTGCTGCCCACGCTGCGCCGCTTGTTCGATGCTGCGCATCGCCGTTGGGGTCACAGAATTCCGTGCTTCGAAAGTGTCAATGTTTAGCTTGATTGGCTTGCTTTTGATCTTCAAGCCACCGGTATCTCTTGAAATCTCTAAATCAACCGTAGAACGCTTATACTCCAGCCGCGCATGATTCACTTTCATTTCCAATTCGATTGGAACTGTTTTAATTTCAATCAGCCGCTCCATACAGCACTCACTCCTATTATAATAAATTCACAGCAATATACCCTCTATTGTAGCGTTTGCTGTAATTTACAATCTACATACGTTTCCCCTACGTACGTTTGATTGGATTAACTCATATAATCCAAGAAGGATTGCGATAGAATCTCATTGCCAACACGCAGAGCCGCATTATAGCTATACTGTGCATATGCAAACGTTGTTAACGCATCTGCCAAGTCCACGCGATCCAACGATTCATATTGTTCGACCAATGTATCCCCTGTTGTGGCCAAACGTTTGTCGTTGGATTTCAGGAACTCTGCACGACTTTCCATTTCACTGTGGTTGGTGATGTACTCGCTATACGATTCCTGCATCTTACCAAAAAGTTGATCTGCTTCTTCTTTCAGAGCAGGAGACAAATTGCCATCTGTATCAGCCTGAGAGTAAATTGCACCCAACTGGGAGATAATCGAAATGACGTTGTTGGGAACGCCTTCTTCGTCGACACCATACCCTGTTAAGCCGATACCGGAAATGGACGAATTGAACGCAGTGGATGGAATGACTTGCTCATTTTCATCCAACTCAAAGCCCAGTCCAACATCCACATAAGTGGTTTCGCCAGCCATGGACTTTAACTGTGCCAGCATGTCTTCATCCTCAGTATCCACCGGTATATCCCGAAAATATAATTGTCCATCTTTCAGTGAAAACGGTGCATTATCTCCATCGGCCCCTGCAAAAATAAACTTATCCCCATATTTTGCATTCAGGGTCTGTACCATCGCTTCCGCCGTACTGGTCAGAGTCTGACCCAATGCTTTCAGGCCGCCACCAGACGGCGGATTGCCTGCCTGCATTGCTTGCGACAACGCATTGTTATATTCATTGTCGAACTCCTGCAAGCTGCTGAAAGCTGCTTCAAATTTACTGATTGCACTACTGCTGGTTTCCTGCTGTGCCTGATTCCGGGCATATGCCGAATGCACGCGATACGACTGCGTAGCCAGCGCCGGTGCATCCGAAAAAGAATTAAACCGGCGGCCATTGGTTAGCACCGTATTCATGGACTGATACATATTGCTGGTCGCGCGCGCCAAATGCGATCGATAGGTGCGCAGAGAACTATTTGTTGTAACTCGCATTGCCATTGGATTGATCTCTCCTTCTATTAACGTCCAACAATGCCCATGCCATTGATTACTTTATCCATTGCTTCATCCAGGGTGGTCATCAATCGACAAGCGGCGGCAAATGCCTTTTGATACGTCATCAGATTGATGCCTTCGTCGTTCAGGTCAACACCCGATACCGAATCGCGGCTGTTGTTCAATTCATCTGCCGATGTTGCATAGGTATCATAAATCGCGGCTGTTGTATTGTAATCCGAACCCAGAACGCCCTGCATATTGGAATAACTGCCTTCGATGGTGCCCTTGTAAATCGAGTCCATCGAAACATTAGATTCAATTTTGCCTTCAGATATAGAAATATTACCTTTAGGATCTACAATTTCGAGATTGGTAATGACATTGCACAGCGAATCTTCATCACCATCGGCAGAAATATCAAGATGACCCGTTTGGTTCTGAATAGTCAAGAAATTGGCATCCTGCATTTCCTTACTACCCTTAATAGCAGTTTCCAAATTTTTAAGAGTTGATGCGGCATCTGTTCCTGCAAAAAAATCTACTGTTACAGTGTGCTCCTGGTTCATACTATCAATGTATGTAATTTGGGCCGTTAAGGAATCTCCATCATGTGCTCCATTGCCGTAGGTAATCTGACCGGTTGCAAAATTTGTACTATTATCACGTACAATGTCAAATGCCGTATATACATGTTCTGCATTGAGTGCATTAAGGAAACGTCCCAAGTTGTCATTTTGGGTTGTCTGATCGGGAGATGTGGTAATCGCTGCAACCATCTGCGTTTCGCCGCTCATCCACTTGCTGGAAAGGGAAATATTGCTCGCAGTAATGGTTTTTGTGGGATTGTCCGGATTGTCATCTTCTGCCACAAAGAGATAGCCCGCCTTTTTATTATCAACAAGGTTACCGTTTTCGTCCACACTTTTCAGCGGCTGTCCATCCGGTCCGGTTGTGTTAATACGGTTCATTTCGGTTGCAAACTTATTCGCCAGCATGTCCAGCGACTTCATGTAATAGGGAATACCGCGAGTATCCACTGTGCCATCTGCGGTAAATTCACCTTCACCGACCAGCATCTGGCGGGTCGATTCCAAAGCACCGTATCCAGACCCCTCTGCAATCACTCCCTGGTTGGAATCAACCGCTTCCGTTCGTTTTGTGCTTGCAAAAGTAATGTCGCTTCCACTTAAATCAATACCAGTAATCTCGGCAGCGCCTGCACCTGTTCCTTTGGATGTCAACAGGAACCCATGATCTCTCGCCGTTAATGTGAACAAATTCGACAACTCAGAATTTTTTCTAATTTCCTCATTGAGCTTCTGCATCGTAGCCTTTCGCGCTGCTTCAATTTGCTCCGCAGTCGCATCAGCAGCAAGTGGTGCCACTTCAAAGAAAATATCTTGCTTATGCACTGCTCCAGCTGCATCTTTATATGAAATTGTAATAGTCTGGGGTCCGCCCGCTGAGCCAGGCTCAATATTTATACCACTTGCTTCAAAAGAAAATTTCGTATTCGAAATATAATCTTTTCCATCCGGGCTGAAGAGTTCACCAATATTGAGCAGAAGGCGATCGTTCGCAACATCATTTCCGTTTTTATCTTTGATCATATCCGGCAGGGTCACTTCTGCACGATAGATGCCGTCAATGAGTGTCTGTCCCGGCTTACCAGTTGCGTTGTCAACTACTTTGATGGTAAGTTTTTCAATTTCAAATCCAGCGCCGACATCTTCTGTACCATACGTCACGTCGATCTTCATATACTGCGAAAGGTCGTCGATCAGCAAGTTGCGCTGGTCGCGCAGTTCCAATGCTGAGTCGCCATTGATGTCTGCCACACGAATCTGCTCGGTAAGCTTTTGGATGCGTTCCAGCGTTTCATTCAATCCATCGATGTCCTCTTTATAAGAGTTCATCACATTTTCGTAAGCCTCTTCCAGCTTACCGGCATTCAAATTCAGCAGCTTGCAAAGTTCTTCTGCCGAAGAGCGTACCAACGTATCAAATTCCTGCTCGTTGACGTTGTTATCCTGCATCAAATCCGATATACGCTGGTATAATTCCTGCAGCTGTTCGGTCAGGCCGGATTTATTGACGTCATTGA
Proteins encoded:
- a CDS encoding C39 family peptidase — translated: MKKTKKNKWKSRLQIFLLCILFIGGAELCACYWLDPAIFDKITTPVLQAASSLWNSSIELFSDAKTNLAQRIETIGAQEEPEEIESQKAGTPLLQGDGIPIQDPTITELVIRDGQEVLTGGALPIAYFAQSDPAWKDQPYGTDNIGDYGCGPTAMAMAAKSTVGADVTPASMAQWCSQYGYWAAGSGSYHTIVQGVASGFGMTCSSPKELNVDELRTRLSSGEIAVALMKAGHFTDSGHFILLRGTTLNGNILVADPNSRERSLQEWDPQLIVNELSNSRTAGAPLWFLSGPSGA
- the fliS gene encoding flagellar export chaperone FliS → MDMQGYQAYKAQSINTMTRGELLLLLYDELVKRLTRAELALEKQDFKLFDESIIRCREILRYLDDTLDMQYPISRDLHRLYDYFSYELSRVLAGRNAKVLAEVKPRLADLRDTFRQAQKAGGI
- the fliD gene encoding flagellar filament capping protein FliD, whose translation is MAVSSVSSSSSSSIYGNRNVISGLASGMDTESMIENMVSGIKSKIDSQKQDQQILLWQQEAYRSISDQLVQISQKYTSYTSTTNLMSSAFFQPSIITSLGKYADMISASGSTNSDIEIGSVTQLAQNETITFKGLTGQTSIDPEKISAGKDVSLTGKADVSNLAGQQLSFKYGNESFSITFDSNREYNDLDDVVDEINKQLGNASITLGDDTITMDSKVKAQVVDSLGPDGKPTGDQTIAFTFVEGENESNTLEVLSYSSTSALEALHLSAGDKLNGSGVLASRAPVTKDDLTSEKYVSDVLAGASMTVTYNGTTATIKMPEKGSDEYKEIFGAGDDATAAEKMTKYLQTQFDQAFGYGRITVDNAGKDGAFKPTFSVKESDTLSIDSGTLNVIGKGGILGIDRGASNRVNVNKTLGDMYGTVETSQDGETIIGLGGGMSAITDENGKVKVDKNGKALYAFEINGVKIGEYTADTTLQTIINDINNNAQAGVKVNYSATADQFVFSSTHGGEGGRIAIGDTTSDNAQNLAAQMFGSVKYTGSTISEIVIDGQSIVPSFTDGSYTDATNGVSIIKGHDAQMTAYINGVEKTLTSATNTFDIDGFKVTANGTFTAENGERVSFNSKVDTDKIVDAIKSFVEDYNKVLAEINDQYSTQPDHKKEYLPLTDDQKADMSEKQIEEYEAKAKEGILFNDRDLGNLANSLRFVFSDSKFSEIGIEVSTDYSDKGKISLDENKLREMLESDPEKVSSVFSDPLVYNETTDSQGKTTSSVNSAESGVMAVLKVQLDKYAATTGSTKGILIEKAGSQYSPLALLQNTMQTQIDNIDKVIDSLTEKLNDKIDYYTSKFTKLETLIAQMNSQSSYLASLGGGSY
- a CDS encoding ParA family protein, whose translation is MAVIIAITNQKGGVGKTTTAAALIASLAQRGKKVLGVDLDPQGNLGFSLGVDIENSHTIYEVFKKQISIEQALCPMAYGDLLASNILLSGVELEFNRAGREYMLKTELTPLQDRYDFIIVDTPPALNLLTVNAYVASDKLIIPMAPEILSLLGVAQIKETIETVRQYYNPRLSVIGILLNKFNARLNLNRDVLELSQQIAQQLDTQVFETKIRQSVLVAEAPAHGQSVVTYAPNCKPSQDFSALVDDILGLDQNTTVGG
- a CDS encoding late competence development ComFB family protein; translation: MPSKRSNKTARVLNLIAGAGPETEPEKQEATVTPDPAPAPVEAEETEAPKPQEEKPARKTSSRTRSTSSKKAQKQPEPTAPTAEPAPTEETPAETSVEEPAPASTTLPPAPQPIVPIVQTVREKEQALADDIRAGLLQALTEAEGMDDLLSLDTQPLDPPEPAPQPPEVSMIPEQSPVQEEVPEPSEAPASESKLPPAATPDDVLAQAIASELSIEEEPQPISEMAPVEPTPEPEPEIQQMPLSQAEPAPAPPAPAEADISYCNVLQALVEENASYYTKHMLQCACPRCVADMKALALTNLPSKYVVLSEIEKNAHMSVFSARYANEVAIQMVRACMIVNDHPHHSAALTDNK
- a CDS encoding carbon storage regulator, whose translation is MLILQRKEGQSFMIGDDITITVQEIGQGRVRLSVDAPRHVSVLRTELVEARRENCSAAEEKDSPMELLRLLQAGQKRDGSTK
- the fliW gene encoding flagellar assembly protein FliW, which gives rise to MKIQTKYFGELRIDENTTLHFAEGLFGFEEEKEFILLPFSEEADFLLCLQSVTNPYLAFTLLNPFMLMPEYRPSLPKKELDSLQVEKSEDLCYYVLCRVEKPVSNSTVNLRCPIVINDETRQARQVILDQYEMRCPLSSLEQGKGEGLC
- a CDS encoding DUF6470 family protein, with product MERLIEIKTVPIELEMKVNHARLEYKRSTVDLEISRDTGGLKIKSKPIKLNIDTFEARNSVTPTAMRSIEQAAQRGQQKVYETTATYARRGDLLLEAKIGEEMISRFAMESQQVNTDFAMQWLPSTGPDITWDAGELNIRYEMDKLNFDWRMNSGNVEFTPGNIEFTVTQQPDVIIKYIGGPVYVPPSAEPGYEPVDTKA
- a CDS encoding FlgK family flagellar hook-associated protein, with amino-acid sequence MATFGEFSVARMGMIASQFALNVTGQNISNINTPGYTRQQLDQYSFVTNGSGIYRSNNVFSVGQGVMMSGVSQLRNPYLDIRFRKEMSSVGSTDALLSSLEQIQSVINDVNKSGLTEQLQELYQRISDLMQDNNVNEQEFDTLVRSSAEELCKLLNLNAGKLEEAYENVMNSYKEDIDGLNETLERIQKLTEQIRVADINGDSALELRDQRNLLIDDLSQYMKIDVTYGTEDVGAGFEIEKLTIKVVDNATGKPGQTLIDGIYRAEVTLPDMIKDKNGNDVANDRLLLNIGELFSPDGKDYISNTKFSFEASGINIEPGSAGGPQTITISYKDAAGAVHKQDIFFEVAPLAADATAEQIEAARKATMQKLNEEIRKNSELSNLFTLTARDHGFLLTSKGTGAGAAEITGIDLSGSDITFASTKRTEAVDSNQGVIAEGSGYGALESTRQMLVGEGEFTADGTVDTRGIPYYMKSLDMLANKFATEMNRINTTGPDGQPLKSVDENGNLVDNKKAGYLFVAEDDNPDNPTKTITASNISLSSKWMSGETQMVAAITTSPDQTTQNDNLGRFLNALNAEHVYTAFDIVRDNSTNFATGQITYGNGAHDGDSLTAQITYIDSMNQEHTVTVDFFAGTDAASTLKNLETAIKGSKEMQDANFLTIQNQTGHLDISADGDEDSLCNVITNLEIVDPKGNISISEGKIESNVSMDSIYKGTIEGSYSNMQGVLGSDYNTTAAIYDTYATSADELNNSRDSVSGVDLNDEGINLMTYQKAFAAACRLMTTLDEAMDKVINGMGIVGR